The window TTTGCACGAATATGACGAGTAGATACCAGCTCAGCGCTGCCTTGGAAGAAGTTTGTAAATGCATTGAGAATGTTGTCGGGAAGTTCAACCTCCAGTCTGTCGCGATACAGGTTATTGTCAAGGATGATATCTGTATCTTGATCGTCGGTTCCAACCGCCTGCACCTTGTCCGTAGCGTAGTTTGCAAGGAAATTTTGATTCTGAGGTTGGACGATGCTCTCGAACATTGAAGCGCACTTGGCAATGATAGGAGGGCAGGTGACCTTGGAAAACAGTGCCCTAAGATTGCTTCTTCTATGCCACGATTCTCCAATCGTAGCCTCATACTCGCCTATCACGTATTGTTAGGTAGAGCATGAGAGTTCTATGATTGACGGCTTACCAGGATGGTAATTAGTATGTATTTGTTGCAGTGTCCCAATCATACGCTCGAAAGGGAACGTCCACCATCCATGAACAGGCCCATACGCCGCAAGGAATTCCCCAAGATGCATTGCCATGTGGTGATTGGGATGGCAATTGTAGTCAGGAAATAAACGTGCCAAATTTTGACGGTACGTGAGCATATGCCCAAGATACAACCTTTCATGTGCAGCAGAGGTTGTCCGCGAAGTGATGACGGAGACGGCTTGGAATAACTCCATCGTCATGTTGAGGAGATCTCGACGTTCCTGGCTGGTAGTGTCTGTCCCATCTGAGGACCATAAGCGTATGAGAGTAATTGGGAGGTAAACAGATCCCGCCGCTCGCCATTGATCCGACTTTAACTTCGGTCCAGAGGAAGAGATTGATATAGGAATAGTGGTTGCCCATGATGGTTGCACTATCGCGCTGATATCTCGTCGCAATTCGTCCATTTCCTGCGAGGTCAATATATATCCCTGCCTGCCGGCTAGTCCAGGAGAGGTGACGGAGGCCGGTAGTACTATTGGCTGTCTTGATCGCTAAGGAAAAAGCGAAGACAACGGTAAAATTGATCAGATTTATGATCTTGAGAAAAGGCGTGCAACGAACCCATTCCACTATTAGTTTTGCCAGCTCCGGCTTGTGATACCTCTTATCAGGATCACGGGAATCCCTCCCGTTCTCGGTAACAGTGCTCGGGATGCATCCAAGTCCTCTGCCAATGTAGATCAAGGAGACCAGGTGGCATCCCTTCCCAGCCCAATGTTTGGCATGTTTGTCAATCGTTGACTGTAGGTCCGATCCATGGAGAAAGGGCTCCTTAAGCCATCCTTCCAAGCGTCTGATGCTCGCTTTTTGCTGGACGTTGAAGCGATCGGGGTCCAAATTATTGGCATCGTGAGCAAATAGACGGCCTGCATGGGCCGCAGATTCGGGAAGACCACCCATCGGAATCTTCTTGCATCCCAAGATATTTTGGAAGTGTTCCTTTACCAAACCCAAAAATAGGTTGTGCATTGGATCTATGGGAAGATGCTTGGTTGCGTCGTAGTACGGCAAACGAAGCAACTCCGAGGAGCGAAGTCCTGACAAGTCAAAGGATCTATCCGCCAGGTCCTGAGTTTGTGCATTGCGATATTTTTCCGAACGATTTCTACAGGACTCGTTGGTGCGCCATGTCCAGGTCGTATAGTCGATGTCGTTGTAAGTGTTCTTGGTTTTGCTGCAAGTACAAACTGAACAGAAGAATTCGTGACTATGTGAGGAAAAACCTCCGATTTTTCGAGCAGCAGGAAGATCGGCGATAATAGCAATGATAGCGCAATATATACATCGCCCAAGCTCGTAAAGAGCCGTCTTTGAAAAGCGAACTCCATCCCAGAATAGCAGTAGTGCGTCGACCAAAGGCCGCAAGTACGGGTTAAGGGCGTCCAGACTTGGCTCAGAAGGGCCAGGGATAATACCCGCTAGGAATATATTCTCAGGTTTGTAGCGGATATCGATAGGAAGATTGAGACATATCAGCGCGATGACGCCAATTGACACCTTTTTCCCAGCTGCCAAGTTCCTCAGAGGGTTGAAGAAATCGAATCCAAGAGAAAATAAGTATCTCCCGGAGTCCTTGTCGCCGATTTTGCCGAAATGCGTCCTTTTGTCGTGTCCTTTGAAGTTTTTGATGCATGTCGCCTGGAAAATATCCTCGATATCGCCTTCGTTTTCTTGCATTCTATCCCATGCTGAATCCATCGTCTTCTCATAATTGCGGCGTGATAAGAGATTGGCCATCCAGTCATGGAAGCTGAAGGCAATGTATGGCTTTATTGGAGCGTTAATGGTGGCTTTCCCCAAACTGTTTTGGGCGAACTAGCAATTCTCTGCAGGACCTGACAGGGCCACCTTGCTTGTGAGGCCTTCTACGTGCACGACACTTCTCTGGGTATATGGGAACGCCAGACTCCAATTTTGGCGGATAAATTTCGTGACACTTGGGGCATGCTGCATAAACAGTGCTTTCCGCATCGATATTGAAGTAGCTCGTCGCCGTACGAACGTCGCGAGGGAATTTGGAGAGGAGAAGTTTGATTTTGTTCGGAAGGGTAGAGTGACTGGAAGAGCCCAAGGCACTGAAGGCTGTTTGTTCAATGATAAATTCGGAAATTTGAAAAATCCAATGGCAACCCCGTCGAGGAACGCCAAAAATAACTTGGACCGACACGACCATGAATGCAACCAACTGCAAGATGGTAGTTGCGGATTCCAGGATGGGCTTAAAATGTCGTCCTTTTCCATAAATATTAGCCTAGAACCATATCGAATGAACTTTCGGTTACCTGAATTGTACATAGGAGTCGAGGCGGCAACTGTTTCGCGTTTCCCAAACTCCTTCCTATAGAGAGTTTCGATTCGCTTGAGATCATGCTGAAGTAGGCCGAGCTGCATTTGCGCATTATCGATGAGTGTTTTGATAGAAGGATCCTTTCGGATCGCCGAATGTTTGGCTGTGGCCAGCACTGTCGCAGATCTTTCGATGAATCCATATGCTGAGGAGCACTTATCCAGTCCTCCAAGTAATGCAGAGTCGGTGAGAGGTCCGGGATTAACTTGCAGAGCTTCTATCCCTCGTTTGTGTACGTCTGTTTCATCCAACAGGCCACCAAGCTGAGCTGCCACTCTCTTTTTCGTTTCGAAGCGAGAATCGGAATCAGATAATTGGGATGTGAACGATGGAATTGATTGAGGGTCCGACAGTGATAGACGACTCAACGCTTCTTCAATGGCTTGATCATGCTTAGCGAGAGTTTTTGATTGTACATCCAAGGCGCGTTGCTGTTGCTTTAggtcttcttcttgttggCGTCGCTGATGTGCTCTGAAGTCCCTGGGTTTAAGTAATTTCCCCCTTCGATTAGTTCCTGGGTCCACATTATCGTAGCACCCGTGGACTTTACATATGCAGAGTCGATCGCCTATTGCAGGGGGCATGATGGTATGATAACGTCTAGTACCAAAATTGATGCTACTTTATAGTCACAGAGATCGGGAGTATTAAGAAATAGCTTCTCGGGAAGGAGAAGCACGCATGATATCCATTTCACAATATATAAAAATCGTTAAGATCGGTATTCGACTGGAACCGCGTCCAGAATTTGGTTGAAAACTGGCAGTGCAGTAATCCTTCGGCTAATGTCCATGCGGCAATATGGGCAGCCCCCCTTCCATCCCTTCTTATTGTCCCATGCTTCAAGGCAGCTCGAACAAAAAAAGTGACCGCAAGTCAACCTGTTTTAGATATTAGTAATGAGCATTATCTTCGGTATTGCAATGATTCGCTGGAAAAACATACATTACCGGCATATCTATGTGGCAAGTGCATATTGGGCAAGTCGTATTTTGGACGACGACATCGCATAACTTGCGAAGTGCTTCAACTTGACGCTGCAGCTCGGCTGACTCCTATGAAACATTCAGAGAGCACATAAAATATTTCGACATGACTCACTGCATGCGATTTTTTCAAGTCAGATTGACATTTCTCATAACAATGGCGGAGATTCTAAAGTTTGAACGCTTGTGTAAGGATACAACTGGAATTTAAGAATCAAACACACCTTTATATAAATGTCAAGATATTCCCGTTCTTCGACTTTCGCCTCCATGTTATCGATTGACTGCAGTCTTGATATTAGTAGCACACTGCCTGAATGACAAGATGGAAACCTTACCTTTTGAAGACGCGTGTTTTCGTTCTTGAATTCCTTTACTCTTGTAGTCAATAGTTCTGCCCTACTCGTTAACACTTTGTTCCTCTGCAAAGGTAGTCCGTCAACTTGGTCAACTTTATACGGTAATATGTTAAATATAATGACGAACCGACTCAAGTTCGCCGTTTGTTTTCTCCCGTTCCGACAGTTTGTCACCCAAAGAGTCATTCAGCTTTTGCAAGTTATCTTCATTATTCTTATGCTTTCAAATGTTCCCAGATGTTAGGAAGGTATGATGTTGAACTAGGACAAATACAACTTACTACAGTAATTGTGTCAGAAAGATTCTGTAATGTGCGTTGATTTTCTATCAGCGTTGATTCCAATTCATTGTTTCGATCCGAAGCTCTCGCTAGCTGCTCTTGACATTTTACTAGTTCTACCTCCAGCTCACGGATGCGGACATGATTTACATTTCCGTCAGGTTCGCGGGTATGGTTAACCATCTCGGGGACGACAGCAGAAAGAACATCCTGGTTGTGGCGCGAAAAATGTGAGATCGTTTAAGGACAACAACAATGTATGCTTACTGGTCTGATACTATCCATAGGTGCATCATCGGGCTAAGAACCGTGTCAGGTTTTGCCGTATGAAAGACAATCGAAATTAAAATACAAGGCTGATGTCGGAGTGCTCCAAAGCAATTTGGGGCGTCCTGGCTCTGTCTGGCATCACATGGACGCTTCTTTGGCGTCGGGGACTAGGATTGGCTTTGTCTGGGAGTAAATGGAGATTTCTGTGGCTTCGGCGATTAGTATTGCGGATTGAAATGATATTCAGATCCTGCCATTCGCGTTAACATCTTGCCAAATCATGCAGAAAATATACAGGCAGCCGTAACCCACCTCGCTTTGGGTCAACGCGTTTCCAAAGGGCCGCAGCTCGTCGAGCTGAGAGATAATCTCAGTCAGTCATCGCTCTAAGCACCAAATCGAAACTTACGTCCAAGGTTTCTGCAGAATTACGCCCTGGCGCAGGTGACGCATCTTGATGATGATTGATATTGGTGGTGCGACTCTGCCTGTTCCTCAAGGCATCGTggattgtttttcttgtcCTGCGGTTCGACATGAGTAGAATTGGTGGAGGAAAACTAACTGCCCGTATCGCGTCGTGTGTTATATGTATATACCTTGCCTTTGTTTAACGACACGCCCATTTGGGCCTTTGCGCATGTACTTGATGATAAACATCTTTGCCTTTATTAAATTTGGCACATGTCGctacacaaaaaaaacaccgaAAAAACACCCAAGAAATACGTACGCAAATTAAGAGACATAAAATCCGCAAAAAGTTGGTACACGATGGACTAGTTACATTGCACTACTGATTTTGACTAGGTCCGCGATTATGCATAGCTCGCGTTGTATTCATGACACGCCAGTtcaattctctttctttctttgtttcggGAACAGTACAAAGAAACTGCGGATCGAGTTCCAATTGCTCGCCAGTTAAGGAATCAGGCGAGCCGACGGTCCTGGCCACAACGGATAGAATAATGTTGATTTTCTTGGTTAGCTGATCTAGTCGGTGATGAATGCGACGAACGTATTTGCCGCTGTGATCTCCTTTTATGACGACGAGAAGGTTGTTGTCGTGAATTGGATGAGGGTATTTAGGGGTGACCCAACGGGGTTCTAATGAAATCCATGTGTGATATTTTTTATGTCGGAGAACAACCTCGTTGCCATGAAGCTCGATAGACACTGCAATTAGCTGCTTAGAAAAATCTCCGCCGTCAACTACAGCATTCAGTTTAACTCCCACGAGTTTTGGGTTCAAGAGGACATGTGGGGGTGGTGCTGGAGGCATCCACAATGGATCAGACGCCACGGAATCAGATAACGGAGTTCTCGAAGAGGGGTCCCAAGCTGGACTAGGTGGAGAAGACAAATTatttggtgctggtgtcgGAAGGGGCGTTGCACTACCAGACGGCCTCTCCATCAGATAAGGGTGATGGGCGGATGTATCATGACCTTGCTCGGGTTGCGGCGTAGACAAAGTTTGCGTTGGGGTAGGTCGAATATGACCCTCACCGGGATCAAGGAACAGGACGAGCTCAAGAGAAGATCTACGTTGAAAATAATGAGTGTTGCATGACCTGTGTGAGATGGAATGCGCTTACGCAAATTCAACGACGTCGTCGTAACGGACTGATATTCTGTGAAATGGGGCATTCGGGTCGTATCGCGTCAACTGCATGTGCAACGTTATAGTATTGTCATCGAGATTTTCCTTGACATCCTGAATTACTCCGTATTCGCCTTTTCGAGGATGGTGCTGCTTAGATATCTTCACTTTTACTCCACACCATGGATGTGGAGGCGTCTTGGGAAGGGGACCAGATTCTGGCTGGCGCACATAAGGGATTATGGCAGTTTGTTCTGGCTCGTGCTTGTGGTGCAGCACGACGGGCTCCTTTGCAATGTCTACAAAGTTGACAAAAACCTCTGTTGACTGTCAAGAGATAAGTAAGCCAATAGAGTTGCAAAAGTAGAACGAATAACAAAATGGAGACCTCACTTCAATGACCTCGTCACCATCCCTAAAATAAGTAGGTATTTCACCTTCAAACTTCTTGCTGACAAAATGAACTCGATCATCTTTGAGAGCAACTACCCAGCCTGTCTTGCCAGTATGATGTCCACCCCGTACACAAACATGTTGTCCGATTTTAACATCCTTCCTGATTTCTTGCCACGGCACACGTTTTGTTGGGTTGTCGGCTAGAGGTACACCGTGTGTCCCTATTTCGAGGACTTCCGCATAGTAGGTATCCATAACCTTCAAGATAGCTGGGGCAAAAAACGACGTAGAGGTTGAAGGGGTGCTGCAAATGAGAACCGCGTCGCCTTCTTTCAAAGTCCATTCGCGCGGGCGTGGCATATGCGAGCGATTAACTGCTGGGTGTTGGCTCATTCTAAACATGGTGTAGAAGTCATGGGGTATGTCCTTGACGTTAACTGTGAATGAACGGTGGTCCAAATTTTGGGCCAGAAGCCCTTGTTCGAAGTCCATATCGCGAAAGCAGTAGCAATCAGGCCCACGGCTCTGCACGTCGGTTGGGAAAAGCTGTCGAAAGTGATCCGGATCGAAGAGCTTAGCAGCCGGCTTAACAGTCGATGATTTTCGCTTGAGGGGGTTCTGTGGGGTCGTATGTAGCCGAGGAATGAGGAGAATACGGGCATGTTGAAAACTTTTTTGTGAAACCACGCCAACGTCTCCCTTGTACAAGCCTTTCTTGATGACTACCCATGCACCGACGTCCACGGGACCATCCCTCATCCCAAGCACTTGACTATACTCTGAAGAGTCGATGAGCTGTCGTTTGATACCCAAGCCGTTACGCAGTACACCTGGTGTCCGTAGAAGAAGGTCGACGAGGGCTTGGTTCATTTTACATTCGATATAGATACTGCCCTGTGTTGATCCTCGAGTGAATGCGGAACGAACCTGATGTACTTCCGAGACTGTGCTGAGCAGAGACATCACAGCCTGTTCTTCAATACCAACCTGCGAAGATCCATTCAGTTTAGAACGCCCAGTGTCAATAACGGTAGGGTACGCACTCTACATTCAACCCGCCACAGTGGATAATCATCCGCCCTAGGTATGTACAACAAACCATTGTCATGGAGTGTATCGTCTGGATCTTCAGGAATGGCGAATCCCCCATCTCCCGCGGCATTGATTCTGGACTCGATGCGCGAAATCAAGCGCTCTAATGCTCCCTCGGTATGCCTATGAACTGATAACTGGGTCGGTAGAACGGAATGCCCAACATCCGGGGGTGTATCATCGTCGATGAATCCATCTCAATGGCAAGGGTTATATTAGTAGGGTAAATGTGTTTGAAGTATAATATTCACCTTCTCTATCTATTTCTCCGGATCCCGTCTGTTCGTCTTCCTCAGAAATTTCGTCGTCAACTTGAGCTTCGGTGTCCAGGAACTGGCGGATTCTGGGATCTATCTGTAATAATGTTACTAACCTAAACGGATTAAGATATCAAGGAATCATGACATACCTTCTTCATTGCGATTTTCGCGAAACACTCTGGTCTGCGCTACACTGCTTGTGCTGTGTGGTCATCAGCTGGTCGTTATTAAGACACGATCGCATCATATTTTCTTATTGTGCTCGTAGGTGGAGACTCGTTCAACTcatgtatttttgttttttttgttattcACGTACATCACCTCTAGCTAACTTCATACCAACATTGTTTAAAAACGTACCTATGGTTCTGCTACTCAAGGCTGTCGTTAACGttgaggaaaagagaaagcgtgagaatatGTTGAGTAGCTCAATATGTACCCCTCGGAATTTCAAGCCGCTCAAGCCGATTATCGCGTGCGGTATTCTCCTCGGCAACGCGGCTTGAAAATTCCGGGGGTTCATCATGGCGTGGTCGGCATTTTCTCACGGTTTCGTTCTCTTTCCACCCATAACACACCATGTCGCTCAGTGCGTAAGTAGTAGTAAATATATTTACAGTAGATCGTAAATATGTGTACAAATTAGTTTACAAACGAACGAAAGTCGGAACGATGGAGAACCGCCAAAATAAGAcaggaaacagaaaaaacaGGAAACAGAGCAGAAGACGCTCAGATAGAGCAGAAGTCGCTCAGGGCATTGTGAAGGAGAGGTCCTTTGGGATGCGGAACCTTGGCTGTTGGCGAACAGTTTCCACAAACCTAGGTACTGTTAGCGTTCTTCTATACTCTCAGTATCGCCAGCTCACCTCTTCACTGCGTGGTCAGCCAACTTCCCATCCCGTATGGTGAAATTGACGAGGTCCAGACTTAGACCTTTGCGGAACACGACGACATCCCCTCTCCATCGTGCATTTCCCCAGCGTCTAAGAGATTTGTTGCGAGGCAGAAACTTGTGATTCTTAACGAAGATATGAAAGCGTGTAGTCCGCCCTTTGTTAACGATCGACACCACGCCGTCATGTATGTGTGGCTGCAGCGATTTCCCGCCCATCAATAAGTCCAGTCTAG of the Psilocybe cubensis strain MGC-MH-2018 chromosome Unknown contig2, whole genome shotgun sequence genome contains:
- a CDS encoding Transcription elongation factor SPT5, producing MKKIDPRIRQFLDTEAQVDDEISEEDEQTGSGEIDREDGFIDDDTPPDVGHSVLPTQLSVHRHTEGALERLISRIESRINAAGDGGFAIPEDPDDTLHDNGLLYIPRADDYPLWRVECRVGIEEQAVMSLLSTVSEVHQVRSAFTRGSTQGSIYIECKMNQALVDLLLRTPGVLRNGLGIKRQLIDSSEYSQVLGMRDGPVDVGAWVVIKKGLYKGDVGVVSQKSFQHARILLIPRLHTTPQNPLKRKSSTVKPAAKLFDPDHFRQLFPTDVQSRGPDCYCFRDMDFEQGLLAQNLDHRSFTVNVKDIPHDFYTMFRMSQHPAVNRSHMPRPREWTLKEGDAVLICSTPSTSTSFFAPAILKVMDTYYAEVLEIGTHGVPLADNPTKRVPWQEIRKDVKIGQHVCVRGGHHTGKTGWVVALKDDRVHFVSKKFEGEIPTYFRDGDEVIESTEVFVNFVDIAKEPVVLHHKHEPEQTAIIPYVRQPESGPLPKTPPHPWCGVKVKISKQHHPRKGEYGVIQDVKENLDDNTITLHMQLTRYDPNAPFHRISVRYDDVVEFASSLELVLFLDPGEGHIRPTPTQTLSTPQPEQGHDTSAHHPYLMERPSGSATPLPTPAPNNLSSPPSPAWDPSSRTPLSDSVASDPLWMPPAPPPHVLLNPKLVGVKLNAVVDGGDFSKQLIAVSIELHGNEVVLRHKKYHTWISLEPRWVTPKYPHPIHDNNLLVVIKGDHSGKYVRRIHHRLDQLTKKINIILSVVARTVGSPDSLTGEQLELDPQFLCTVPETKKERELNWRVMNTTRAMHNRGPSQNQ